One segment of Prionailurus bengalensis isolate Pbe53 chromosome X, Fcat_Pben_1.1_paternal_pri, whole genome shotgun sequence DNA contains the following:
- the RS1 gene encoding retinoschisin — translation MPRKIEGFLFLLLFGYEATLGLSSTEDEGEDPWYHKACKCDCQGGANALWSAGATSLDCIPECPYHKPLGFESGEVTPDQITCSNLEQYVGWYSSWTANKARLNSQGFGCAWLSKYQDSSQWLEIDLKEVKVISGILTQGRCDIDEWMTKYSVQYRTDENLNWIYYKDQTGNNRVFYGNSDRTSTVQNLLRPPIISRFIRLIPLGWHVRIAIRMELLECVSKCA, via the exons ATGCCACGCAAGATAGAAGGTTTCTTGTTCTTACTTCTTTTTGGCTACGAAG CCACACTGGGACTGTCGTCTACTGAG GATGAGGGTGAGGACCCCTGGTACCACAAAGCATGCAAATGCGATTGCCAAGGAGGTGCCAATGCCCTCTGGTCTGCTGGCGCCACCTCCTTAGACTGCATTCCGG aaTGCCCATATCATAAGCCCCTGGGTTTCGAATCGGGAGAAGTTACACCAGACCAGATCACCTGCTCCAACCTGGAGCAGTACGTGGGCTGGTATTCCTCGTGGACCGCTAACAAGGCCCGGCTCAACAGTCAAGGCTTTGG GTGCGCCTGGCTGTCCAAGTACCAGGACAGCAGCCAGTGGCTAGAGATAGATCTGAAGGAGGTCAAGGTGATTTCAGGGATCCTCACCCAGGGGCGCTGTGACATTGATGAGTGGATGACCAAGTACAGCGTGCAGTACAGGACCGATGAGAACCTGAACTGGATTTACTATAAGGACCAGACAGGAAACAACCGG GTCTTCTACGGCAACTCAGACCGAACCTCCACGGTCCAGAACCTCCTGCGGCCCCCCATCATTTCCCGCTTCATCCGGCTGATCCCACTGGGCTGGCACGTCCGCATTGCCATCCGGATGGAGCTGTTGGAGTGCGTCAGCAAGTGTGCGTGA